The sequence below is a genomic window from Providencia rettgeri.
TTACGCTTGGATATAATTTCAACATCATTTTTGCCGTATTTAATTGGCTGCTCTATTTGTTTTGTCATTTCATTCTCCAAACTCAATTATTCCATCTTAAGGAAATAATTGTGGATTAAAACAGTTTTTGAGGTTTTTTAACCTTAGATGAGGTAATGTTTAATAAATTGAGACAAAATGGCACAAAAGGCTACCGTTAATAGAAGTGATACTCTGTTACAATAAGCGCCATTATTCAAATCAAAGAGCAACATAGTGTCTGTTTTTAATAACTGTCTCTAAAACGGATAATTTAACATCTATCGCCTAGTTAGGCATGGTACGTTTTAGACAACAGACTCAACTTAATTTGCTGTTTAATCAAGGAATCAAAATGAAGAAACTGCTTCCCCTTTTAATTTCGATGAGTTTTGTGGGTCTCAGTACCAATAGCTTTGCAGAAGATTTACTACAGGTTTACCAAAAATCCAAAGAAAGTAATCCTGAATTAAGGAAATCATTAGCTGAACGTAATCAAGCTTTTGAAAAAATTAATGAATCTCGCAGCCCATTATTGCCACAATTAGGTTTAGGTGCGGGCGCTAGCTACGGCAGTGGTTACCGCGATGCAAGAAACACTGAAAGCACAGGTTTAAATGCTTCATTAAAGCTAACTCAAGTTGTGTTTGATATGTCTAAATGGCGCCAATTGACTATCCAAGAAAAAACAGCGGGTATTTCCGATGTCACCTATCAAACAAGCCAACAGCAATTAATTTTAAATACTGCAACTGCGTATTTTAACGTCTTAAAAGCGATTGACGCGTTATCTTATATTGAAGCAAATAAAGAAGCGGTTTATCGCCAATTAGACCAAGTTACACAACGCTTTAACGTGGGCCTTGTTGCCATTACTGACGTGCAAAACGCCCGTGCAAACTATGATAGCGTTATTGCACAAGAAGTTGCAGGCCGTAACGAGTTAGAAAATGCGATTGAAAAACTGCGTCAAGTCAGTGGCGTGTACTACAACCAACTCGCTTCTTTAAATATCGACCGCTTTAAAACCAATGAGCTGGGCGATATCAACGCTATCCTAAAAGAAGCCGAAGAGCGTAACCTCAG
It includes:
- the tolC gene encoding outer membrane channel protein TolC — protein: MKKLLPLLISMSFVGLSTNSFAEDLLQVYQKSKESNPELRKSLAERNQAFEKINESRSPLLPQLGLGAGASYGSGYRDARNTESTGLNASLKLTQVVFDMSKWRQLTIQEKTAGISDVTYQTSQQQLILNTATAYFNVLKAIDALSYIEANKEAVYRQLDQVTQRFNVGLVAITDVQNARANYDSVIAQEVAGRNELENAIEKLRQVSGVYYNQLASLNIDRFKTNELGDINAILKEAEERNLSLLSARLAQDVSRENIRLAETGHMPTVNLDASTSVANTYQHGSGYNTPYGGGATNSYNGQNSIGLNLSIPLYTGGAVSSQVEQAQYGFQGASEQLESVYRNVVQLVRSSFNNVSSSISSINAYKQVVVSAQSSLDAMEAGYQVGTRTIVDVLTATTALYQAKQNLSNARYDYMINQLNIEFARGTLNEDDIARLNANLGKEISTSATSIIRSTNAPKMN